ttcgcctcttttgGTATGACCTATCTTGTTCTCGTTCGTTGCATTCTTCGGGAAGGAAAAAAGCTCGTAGATGGGCGATGGATACCCACGAGCGGTGCACATGGTGAAGCCGGAAAACAGAGCCAAGAAGGGTATggcggggaaaagagaggccgCGCGAACAGAAAAAGTACATCTTGTGGCTGTTACTGTCTCTCGTCAAAGGGTGAAGAATACTTTCGGAGTCCCACACGGATCAGGAACTGAGAATTCGAGACAGAAGCCATCACTGAATTCCACGGCGACTGGTACAGCAAGGAAACAGCTGATGGGTCCTTCAATGCAAAAAGATAATTTTGTGGCATCGTTCTCAGCGAACAGAAATAACGACTCAGGATAGATACCTGTGTGCTTCCTACGGTATCCCAATCTGGTATGATGCCGCCAGGAACCCGAAGACCTGTTCAAATTGACACGCAGCGGTGCCCGGTCAAAAAACCTACCTCGAACACCTGCAGTTGTCACCGAACTCGGCTCACACCACACAAGCAGAAAATGTCAACAGCGCCAGAAAGGAAACAACCGAAGAGACCACACCACCCATGCCCCCAGACAGGGACGCGGCTGATGCCACACCCTCAATCGTCACATCAACGCTGCAGACGGTCGGTGACTCGGTTGCAggttcccctttctccttaGAGGGCTGactcgtctttttctggcAGCCAACCATAATCTTCGTTGCCTCCTCCGGAAAACCGTCCTCTGGAATCGCCAGAGTGAATGAGTGACTGCTTGTGTTTTCCTTCCACCAGTTGCTTTCGTACGCTGGGATAACTTCTGTGTAATTGCCACTACACTCGGCGGAGGCGTTCTTTCCCGCCTGACTAACACAGTACGTGTTTTGGTATTCCGTCGGGAGaacttctccttcgcttccgcaCACCAGAGTGAAGCTGTTTTGAGAGGGGCTTAACGTGACGGTTTGGTGTGTTGGATTGCTGGTCTTTCCGTACGCACATGTGACTGTCTGGTTTTCAGTCacactttctctcgcctcaaGCGTCACTGTCAACTTGCATTTGGTGTTCTTTTTATTTTGGTCTAGGCAACCCACAATGAACTTTTTGTCGGTGTAGGGGAGATTCTCCTTGGGAATAGTCATCTTCTTGACCGTGTTTGCCTGATCTGTGACCTGTACCCATTTGACTTCCTCGGCGTTGCCGGTGAGTAGGGTCGTGACACTGACACATTGAGTCGTCTGCCCATTTCGTTTGCAGTCCTTCAGGTCTGGCGTGTTTTCTGGACAAACCTGTTTCTCGGTCAGTTCTTCTGGTGCACATTTCAGATCATTCTGACACACCAACTGCAGCGCAGATTTCGTTGCCGACAGTGTTGCCTGAAGCTCCTTTGGATCTCCTTGCTCCATCGAATTGCAGGTGCACGTTGTCTGactcccgccttcttcaaTACACTCCGAGGCCTTTGCCTCCAACGCCATCGCTTGGATCACAAAGGAAGACGGACAACCAGATAACCCCGCCGTGCTCACGAGCAATACCAAGAAAACTAACCCCAAGCGAGAGGCAAGTGCCAATTTCAGCGGCACTCTGTtcacaggaagaaaacgcgatgCCGACGGTGAGGCCTCAACAGCCGCTGCGCCCGCCAAACGCACATGCGCCATGGTTTGACGGAGGTGTTATTGTCTACTGAAAGAGGGTACAGTGTAGGGAAATCTGAGATTGTCAGGGAGACACCCGAACTTACGATACGGGTGAAAAGTGCAGGGAAAATGCAAGAGATAGCCTGCGCATGTAAATACAGATGTTTGCGTCCGCGCAGAGCTTGCTTGCCTTAAGGCAGGGTTCTGCAGGGACTGAAGCATAAAGAGATCGGCCAACTGGTGACACCTTGCAAGTCCCGTCTCCTCAAAACTCGTCTCGTTGCCTGTACCTTTTCTGATGATAGAGAAAATGAAGTgccacgaagaagaagcaagggGTTCTAAACCAACAACTCGACAGGCACCTCGCTCCGTGAGCCCGCGCCGCGTTCGCCCGGAACGAGATTGTTGCCGTCCGAAGCATCCGCTCATCCAGCGGGGGACACCCGCTCGGGTCTGGGGCACTCGGCTACACAGGAAAGGGATGCATGCTTGCTGTATAATCCAGGCAAAGCTACTATGTCCTAGCACACCTCATATTCCACATAGCCTTGTCCGAGGCCGGATTTTTTCGTGTGACCCCAGCAGACCATGTCGAACTCGAGCGCTCGGACTTCAATCTCCAGCGCATGCCTCGTCGATGAGACGCACGCGACACAGCTGGGCGGCGGTACTACCTAACGCAACGAATGGGACGGTCAAGAGTAGATTCCTTCATTTTTGGATACACTCACTCGATCACTTTATTTAAAATAAGTTTTCATACACATAAACTCGGGGTATCTTCGGGTATGTCCACTCCTTTTCGGAATGTGTCAAGGGGCCGCTCATGACGCCAGTATAGTGAAATGTGTAGGGAGCCGctggcgagggagaaagtgAGCGCGAGGGGGGCGGAAACGCTACCTCgcgaggggggaggggggtGCCAGAGGTATTGTTATGAGAAAACAGGAACCTGGAAAGCCTAATGCCAAAGTGGAGTGAGGAGGGTCATCCTTGGGTTCTCCTTTCACTCAAAAACACCATCGGTCTGCCACGGGTACTCTCCATTCAGAGCTGCCAGCCTGCGTCCCTCGGCCGCTCGCGTCTAGTCCGAATTGAGCGGCTTACCAGCAGCGCACATGAGGGCGTGTTCCGGAATAAGCAGCGGTGTAGATGAGTTCATTCCTCGTTTATGGTGAGCATGTGGAGTTCTCCCCGATGTTTGTCTCTCTAACTGTAAACGAGATCCGCCTTTAGCCACGACTCGCCACCGATGGCTCGCCCAATTCGTGCTTACTGCGTGCGCCGGCAGACAAGGGCAAGTCAGAGGTATCAGCTAGATGTTGGTTTGCCTCCTTCGCACTCGTCGAACGCCATGTCTACCATACAGTTTCGGTGTGAGCAGGAACATTATCAGTGTGACAAACACTTGTTTCCACATGGCAGCAAAGATGATACGGTCCATGGAATGTTTCCCGCCGGATTCCATCATATCGCAACAAGATGGTCGTTGACGTACCATACGCAGCTCTCCAGTGCCATGTTGGCTCGCCTCTGGTGACGGTCCTGGGTGGTTGAGCACAATTATAAAGCGGTAAAAGGTGATCTCCTTCCGTGCAGATGTCCATACTCGTGATGTCCAGTTAATCGCCGCCGGTTTCACAGGTGTCTTTAGCGGACGGTTCTGGAGCATACGAGGGTACGATTGTTGAGTTTGCCTATCTCATTTTCTACACAACTGTGGAGCGTGGAGCCTTTCTAGAAGGCGAATTTGATTCAGTGGGATTAGCTACATTTTAGGCAGTCTGTTTTGGTGCAGAGCGATTGATGCCGCAACGCTACCTGTACTCTACTCGACGCTTGACACCTGGCTACCTTCATTGAGCGAAGGAGTGAGCTGAATTTCGCCTGTTTTCCGTAGGTTTTGCCATTTCGGCGGACTCCGTGAGAAGTCGCCAAGCTGATGTTGGCTCACGCTCCTATGAAAAAAAGTTTGCGAACCATTGCTTAGGCGCATTTTTTTCGCCTTGACCCTATAGCGCAACCACAACATACTCAAATGCGTATACTTTGATGAAAAAGAGAACCATTCTTCTCACACGACAGCCAGTGGCGACGTCTCCGGCAAACAACTCGATGAACTACCGAGTCCTTTGCGACAGGCTTTTCATACGATcgggggaagcgaggaaaatAAGACAGGCATGGCAGTTATGTTTTGGCACATGCAATGGTCCCCtcgaagcagaaaagaggagaaaccgtGAAATTGGTCCGCATTGAATCTAATGCCTATAGCTGGGATGCTACTCTACTTGCTTGTCCGTGTCGGATGTATCCTATGTACATTAGGCCGTAAGCAAcgacaaaaaggagacactgtctctcttgtttctgtTGAGAGGAAAGCACGAAACTAGAGAAACATGCAATCTCTTCCCCATCATAATGACGGCGCAGTTATGTTCGTCAACTCCTGGCTCGAAGATCCTACGGAATAACTGATTTCGTGCCTCCGCAAATCACAACTGGTGAACCCACCTCTCGAAATCAGGTACCTCGCACATTCGAATTCCGTTCAAACGTGCGAACCTCAATGACTGGGGCTCCACCAAGTTTCCATATTCTGGCGCGTGTGTATGATATTCATGTGTGGGGATTCACGAAAATGGAAGGATCTTTTCTTTTGAAAAGCAGTACACATTGTTCCTCTTGAACGTAAAACATGAGACAGGAGTCAAACGCGGTTTCCTCTGTATCAGGCCTACGAACTGCGAAACAGCAGGACTTCCTTCGACGTAAAATCAAGACCCGCACATACGGCCCTCCCATTCGCGAATTCGGTTTATTGCGGCAGTAGTCTCACTACAGAGAGGAACAATTATGTTGTAAGCAGGTCTCTAGAATGAGACATGCATACTTACAAAGGACGCCTCCAAACGCCCCCCGAACTCGGCTCACAACACACAACCTAACCCTGTGAGCAGCGACGCGAAACCGACAACCAAAGAGAAGGCACCTGCCGTGTCCACAGacaaagacgcggaagatgTCACACCCTCAATCGTCACCTCAACGCTACACACACTCGACGAATCTGCTGATGTTTCCTTCTTGGAACGGTCGACTGACCCAGTAGCTTTCTTTCCACATCCAACCACgatcttcgtttcctcctccgGAAAACTGTCCTGCGGAATCACCAAACTAAATGAGTGATTGCTTGAGTCTTGATTCCACCAACTGCTCTCGTACGCCGGGATAACCTCTGTGTAGTTGCCACCGCACGTCTTGGCGGCGTTCCCTCCTTCCTCACTAAAACAGTATGTGCTCTTGTAATCTGTCGGGAGaacttctccttcgcttccgcaCACCAATGTGAACCTGTTTTGCGAGGGGCTTAGCTTGACGGTTTGGTGTGTTGGATTGCTGGTCTTTCCGTAGGCACAAGTGACGGTATGCTTATCTGTCACGCTTGCCCTCGCCTCAAGAGTCACAGTCAATTTACATTTGGCTGTATTGTTGGTAGTGGGAGTCGAGAGGCACCCAACAATGAACTTTTTGTCGCTATAGGGGAGGTTCTCGCGCGGAATGCTTAATTTTTTCGCTTTCACATTTTTCACTTCTGGAACGGCCTCCCATCCAATGCTTTCGGCGGAGCCGGCGAGCAGGGTTGTGACATCGATGCATTTAGGATTGCCCTGATCGTTCTTGCACTTCGTCAGGTCTGGTGTGTTTTCTGGGCATACTTGTTTCTGGGTCAGCTCGTCTGGCGCACATGTTAGACCCGTTTGGCACACCAACTGCAGAACAGATTTCGTTGACGACAGTGTTGCCTGAAGCTCCTTTGGATCTCTATCATCTGTCGACACGCAGGTACACGTTGTTTGACCCCCGCTGTCCTGCACAACACACTCTGAAACATTTGGAGTCGCGGCCGCTGCTTGGATCACAAAGGGTGACGGATAACCAGATAGCCCTGCTGTGCTCGCGAGTAACAGCAAGAAAACCAGGACGAAGCGAGTTGCTAGTGACCGTTTTAGTGACTCTCCGTGCACAGCAAAAAAGTGCGACTCCGAGGGTGAGGCCTCAACgaccgccgcgcctctcagGCGCGCGTGCACCATGACTGGACACAGGGAGTATTGGTCTACGGAACGAAGCGTCAGGGTGAGAAAATCGGGTCTTGTCACAGATATGTCAGAGGTTGCGGTATCGGAGATTTAAAAAATTAATCACCTCACCGCTGTAGGAGACCTGGGGACGTGACAACTTCAGATGTCTGCACCCATGCAGTGCTTAGTGTTTCGCGTGATTCTGCTGGGGCTGACGAAACAACCGTAGGGTGGGTCAACTGAAGACACCTTGCAAGTCGTGTCTCCTCAAATCTCGTCTCCAGGCCTTTACCTTCCCTgatgagagaaaaaaagaaaccCACGAATAAGAAGCGAGGGCTTGGAAACCAACTCTACGGGCACACCTCGCTCCGGTGAGCGCGTGCCGCGTTCCGCCCGGGACGAGATTCTCGCCGTGTCCGAACCAACCGCGCATCCAGCCGGGGACTCCCGTTCGGGTCTGGGCCACTTgcgacgaggaaagggaTGCATGCTTCGCATCTCACTCCGAAGTAAGGGGCTGTGTCTTCACATCCCGTGTTGACGTATGTACTTTTAACTTTAAAAGAAGATTATATCATTGATGTAAAAAAGTATCAAATAAAATCCTTCTAACCTAGTTCGAAGACTGACTTCTCGAGTTACCTTGGAAGAGCAACTTAAACTGTACCACGGCAACTTGACCCTCCAGTGCGTCCCGTCTCCCGTCGCTGGTGCCCAGTTCGGCAGCGTGGCAGCGGCAGTCCGAAAGGGACGGAGTAGGAGGGTGGCGTGTAGTTTACTCGACATGTACTCTCCTTGAGCTTTCATCTGACGTAACGCACGCAGATACTCTCGGGGCACCTTCACGTATATCCACATTCATCCGGAATGTGGCCACGGGCAGTGCGAACACCAGTACAGGGAACTTACGGAGACTCTATCCCGGAGATCGTGTTCCCTGAATGGAGGAAAGAGGCTACATTGCACGGGTGTGCCGCGAGACATACCAAGAGAAAACATGCAGCTGTGAAAACCCAATGACGTACTGGAGTACGGACGGTCGTgctttgcctctcctttccttcaaacacgccctcgtcctccgctGCTTCGGCCGCGTGAATGCTGCCAGCCCCTGGCAGTCAGTATTTATCCGATTCGAGCACATATAAACGGGCACAAATGAGGGGACCTTCCTGGACAAAAGGAAGTAGTCGGAGCTAGCCTTTTTGCCACTATATGCCATGAGTGTTCCAGAAAAATACTTCTCTTCCTGTAAACTATTTATGACTGTTTCCCCGATCCGTCGTCGGCCCCACGAGTCCCAATCAAAACGTGCTTGTTGGTGGATTTTCatgaagacaagagagagtcAAAATATCAGATAGATAGTACTCTGCCCGAGCTCACTTGGTGGATGACGCGTCTACCTTCAACGAGGAGTATGAGCAGGAGCATTGCGTGTGTCCAAAATGTGTGTTACCCTGTGGTAGCAGGATATGATGCAGCGCGACTACGATGTGTCAGGCCATTTTACACTATCTGGTAATAGGATAGCCCATGACGGGGCAACCACAGCTCTCAACTTTCGCTTTACCTCGCATCTGTGGACGGTCCTGGAGGGTAGAAAATCTAAAACCTGAAAAACTTATTTCCTCTGTGCAACTCCCATTCCGTTTCGAAATCTGGTGTTGATCGCCGACTGCTTGAATAGTGTATATACTGGGCGATACTGGAGCTTATGAGGATACGCTTGTCTTTTCCTATCTCGCTTTCCAATGGACTTTGGACCCGTTCTAGCAGGCGAGCTTGATTCAACGGGATTCCTTTCATTTCAGCCAGTCTACCGTGGTGCGAAAAACGTTGATGCCCCATTGCCACCTGTATGCCGCCAGAGGCTTGATAACACGCTACTGTGAAGCAGTGGAGGAGTGTGATAAATgttgtctgttttctgcagaACTTGTCACGTCAGTCGACTCCGCAGAAGTTGCAAAGATGAACATGGTTCGCGCTGCCACCAACATGTACGGGGTTACCTTGTGTCGTGTGCGGATCCTCTCTAAAGCCTAAAGAAAAACTACAGTATCATCTACTGCGCCTACCCCTGGTAAAACAAGCCGGTTGCTGCTCTCGCGACCTGCAACATTCTCGCCGGCCGTAGCACgcatctgcctctctcccaaGATGGTTCTTCTGTGCCTCTGTCCCGGCGTGATGACAAAAGGAACATGCAAGAAAATGCAGCCACATTTGGATGTGTTCCAGAAGTCTCATGCGAGATCTAGGAGAGCCAAGGGGTGGTGTGACTAGTCGCTCCTT
The sequence above is a segment of the Neospora caninum Liverpool complete genome, chromosome IX genome. Coding sequences within it:
- a CDS encoding srs domain-containing protein; this encodes MAHVRLAGAAAVEASPSASRFLPVNRVPLKLALASRLGLVFLVLLVSTAGLSGCPSSFVIQAMALEAKASECIEEGGSQTTCTCNSMEQGDPKELQATLSATKSALQLVCQNDLKCAPEELTEKQVCPENTPDLKDCKRNGQTTQCVSVTTLLTGNAEEVKWVQVTDQANTVKKMTIPKENLPYTDKKFIVGCLDQNKKNTKCKLTVTLEARESVTENQTVTCAYGKTSNPTHQTVTLSPSQNSFTLVCGSEGEVLPTEYQNTYCVSQAGKNASAECSGNYTEVIPAYESNWWKENTSSHSFTLAIPEDGFPEEATKIMVGCQKKTSQPSKEKGEPATESPTVCSVDVTIEGVASAASLSGGMGGVVSSVVSFLALLTFSACVV
- a CDS encoding SAG3 protein, related; the encoded protein is MVHARLRGAAVVEASPSESHFFAVHGESLKRSLATRFVLVFLLLLASTAGLSGYPSPFVIQAAAATPNVSECVVQDSGGQTTCTCVSTDDRDPKELQATLSSTKSVLQLVCQTGLTCAPDELTQKQVCPENTPDLTKCKNDQGNPKCIDVTTLLAGSAESIGWEAVPEVKNVKAKKLSIPRENLPYSDKKFIVGCLSTPTTNNTAKCKLTVTLEARASVTDKHTVTCAYGKTSNPTHQTVKLSPSQNRFTLVCGSEGEVLPTDYKSTYCFSEEGGNAAKTCGGNYTEVIPAYESSWWNQDSSNHSFSLVIPQDSFPEEETKIVVGCGKKATGSVDRSKKETSADSSSVCSVEVTIEGVTSSASLSVDTAGAFSLVVGFASLLTGLGCVL